One genomic region from Aliarcobacter cryaerophilus ATCC 43158 encodes:
- a CDS encoding type II secretion system protein GspD produces the protein MKWFLNLFFLLFFSVQSFANDYIDVNFTNLKLDEFIKIVSKVSNKNILVSEPLDINLNFVSNKKIKKDDLLTILKTILDEHNYILEQKGDFLKISKKIPPKKQNSISKVYELRNIDAENIAKILENIIEKNSYEEGEKPNISFAQETNSIVLTGQKDILEPLFNLLKDLDKQKEQVYIQAKIIEVNNELVNKIGLSYGILKADSSSDGIMAISTNLNGGSKSIEDASTLLGIDVKKLNLKSGLALGASLNLLKQQGALDIVSEPSILALNNKESFIYVGEKISMQTSSSVTDGGTLRTNYEREDIGLTLKVKPRVSSDTKLSLEINTLLENLKVRSVGTSNPDTLKKEINTTAILSNGESVIIGGLIENKNEIVEEKVPVLGDIPVLGELFKNESNLNRKNNLVIIVTPYIIQKTQDITYIRDKLTKLKALEERYLEESLSDLKVELKSKNENKIEDTQALQEKKFKDFFEQQ, from the coding sequence ATGAAATGGTTTTTAAATCTCTTTTTTCTTTTATTCTTTTCTGTACAAAGCTTTGCCAATGATTATATAGATGTAAATTTTACAAATTTAAAATTAGATGAATTTATAAAAATCGTTTCAAAAGTGAGTAATAAAAATATTCTTGTGAGTGAACCTTTGGATATAAATTTAAACTTTGTATCAAATAAAAAAATCAAGAAAGATGATTTGCTTACAATTTTAAAAACTATTTTAGATGAGCATAATTATATTTTGGAACAAAAAGGTGATTTTTTAAAAATTAGTAAAAAAATACCACCAAAAAAACAAAATTCTATCTCAAAAGTTTATGAATTAAGAAATATCGATGCAGAAAATATAGCTAAGATATTGGAAAATATTATTGAAAAAAATAGTTATGAAGAGGGTGAAAAACCAAATATTTCATTTGCACAAGAGACAAATTCAATTGTTTTAACAGGTCAAAAAGATATTTTAGAGCCACTTTTTAATCTTTTAAAAGATTTAGATAAACAAAAAGAACAAGTTTATATTCAAGCAAAAATTATAGAAGTAAACAACGAACTTGTAAATAAAATAGGTTTATCTTATGGAATTTTAAAAGCAGATAGCTCAAGTGATGGAATTATGGCAATATCAACAAACTTAAATGGTGGTTCAAAAAGTATTGAAGATGCTTCAACACTTTTAGGTATAGATGTAAAAAAATTAAATTTAAAATCAGGACTAGCTTTGGGTGCAAGTTTAAATCTTTTAAAACAGCAAGGAGCTTTGGATATTGTTTCTGAACCATCAATTTTGGCTTTAAACAACAAAGAGAGTTTTATATATGTTGGAGAAAAAATTTCAATGCAAACTTCAAGTAGTGTAACAGATGGTGGAACTTTAAGAACAAATTATGAAAGAGAAGATATTGGATTGACTTTAAAAGTAAAACCTAGAGTTTCAAGTGACACAAAACTTAGCTTAGAGATTAATACACTTTTGGAAAATTTAAAAGTAAGATCAGTTGGAACTAGTAATCCTGATACTCTTAAAAAAGAGATAAATACAACAGCAATTTTAAGTAATGGAGAGAGTGTAATAATAGGTGGATTAATTGAAAATAAAAATGAGATTGTAGAGGAAAAAGTACCAGTTTTGGGAGATATTCCAGTGTTAGGAGAACTTTTTAAAAATGAATCAAATCTAAATAGAAAAAATAATTTAGTAATAATTGTAACACCATATATTATTCAAAAAACCCAAGATATTACATATATAAGAGATAAATTAACAAAGTTAAAAGCACTAGAAGAGAGATATTTAGAAGAGAGTTTGAGTGATTTAAAAGTTGAATTAAAATCAAAAAATGAGAATAAAATAGAAGATACACAAGCTTTACAAGAAAAAAAGTTTAAAGATTTTTTTGAGCAACAGTGA
- a CDS encoding SPASM domain-containing protein produces MKCSFCPPKLLANKIMDLNTFDRLNFELKDITNELAYHIVGDPLVLTNLSEYLNISKKHNLKVNITTTANNISQKHYETLLNTTIKQINFSLNSYNANSHKKSFDEYIEPILEFVKFAQNKKHEYFINFRIWNLDEKKSAKEFNLKIFDKLNHFFSSNLNIDEIYENKPKNIRVARKIFINFDEYFVWPNLKNEVVSQKGFCYGLNSHFGILSNGTVVPCCLDLDANINLGNIEKSTIKEILQGQRAKQMIEGFKNNILKEELCQKCEYRTRFDF; encoded by the coding sequence TTGAAATGCTCTTTTTGTCCACCAAAACTATTAGCAAATAAGATTATGGATTTAAATACTTTTGATAGATTAAATTTTGAGCTAAAAGATATCACAAATGAGTTAGCATACCATATTGTAGGTGACCCTTTAGTTTTGACAAATTTAAGTGAATACTTAAATATAAGTAAAAAGCATAATTTAAAGGTAAATATAACAACAACAGCAAATAATATTTCACAAAAGCATTATGAAACTTTACTAAATACTACAATCAAGCAGATAAATTTTTCACTAAACTCATATAATGCCAACTCTCATAAAAAAAGTTTTGATGAATACATAGAGCCTATTTTAGAGTTTGTAAAGTTTGCACAAAATAAAAAACATGAATATTTTATAAACTTTAGAATTTGGAATTTAGATGAGAAAAAGAGTGCAAAAGAGTTTAATCTAAAGATTTTTGATAAATTAAATCACTTTTTTTCTTCAAATTTAAATATAGATGAGATTTATGAAAATAAACCAAAAAATATAAGAGTTGCTAGAAAAATATTTATAAATTTTGATGAATATTTTGTTTGGCCAAATTTAAAAAATGAAGTTGTAAGTCAAAAAGGTTTTTGCTATGGTTTAAACTCACATTTTGGCATTTTATCAAATGGAACTGTAGTTCCTTGTTGTTTGGATTTAGATGCAAATATAAATTTGGGAAATATTGAGAAATCAACTATAAAAGAGATTTTGCAAGGACAAAGAGCAAAACAGATGATAGAGGGTTTTAAAAATAATATTTTAAAAGAAGAGCTTTGTCAAAAGTGTGAGTATAGGACAAGGTTTGATTTTTAA
- a CDS encoding YigZ family protein: MKFVQKEFTATVEEKKSKFIAFLMPYKDFDKTMQRLRVEHPKAVHFVYAYRYLNEFEQIVENSSDDGEPRGTSGKPTLAVLSGAGIINIAAIIVRYFGGIKLGTGGLVRAYGGSLNEVIKIAEFFEYKKLENHIIECEYSSLGQLEYILNQNSIKIINKDFLNSIKITIQITKDELETIKSLLPREIKII, translated from the coding sequence TTGAAATTTGTTCAAAAAGAGTTTACAGCAACAGTAGAAGAGAAAAAATCAAAATTTATAGCTTTTTTAATGCCTTATAAAGATTTTGATAAAACAATGCAAAGATTAAGAGTTGAGCATCCAAAAGCTGTTCATTTTGTTTATGCATATAGATATTTAAATGAGTTTGAGCAAATTGTTGAAAATAGTAGTGATGATGGAGAACCAAGAGGAACAAGTGGAAAACCAACATTGGCTGTTTTAAGTGGTGCAGGTATTATAAATATCGCAGCAATAATAGTTCGATATTTTGGTGGAATAAAATTAGGAACTGGTGGATTAGTTCGAGCTTATGGTGGCTCTTTAAATGAAGTTATAAAAATTGCAGAATTTTTTGAGTATAAAAAACTAGAGAATCATATAATAGAGTGCGAATATAGTTCTTTAGGACAGCTTGAGTATATTTTAAATCAAAATAGTATAAAAATTATAAATAAAGATTTTTTAAATAGTATAAAAATAACAATCCAAATTACAAAAGATGAATTAGAAACTATAAAATCTTTACTTCCAAGAGAAATTAAGATAATATAA
- a CDS encoding LpxL/LpxP family acyltransferase has protein sequence MYRKIKDYFRLFLYNTFLFLFLITPKILMKQILKFFAFFAFKFNKKHIKVARANLDFVYGKSISEDRKNEIIYNSYKSLVFNMYEFIENQNIEKEDLLKKANIVNKHIIEDAIKENRKIIYISAHYGGWELTVPYIALMFGDVAIVNRRMNNPHIQKKYEKARSKNHITMLEKESAAKGMIKAFKENKTVCVVIDQYLNSGIDIEFLGKTTKATDSTSRMALKFDAVIIPIFTICNDFRDWTIKVCEPIDTKSFEFKSEDKIKELTQIQNDILSKQILEKPDFWLWQHKRFKDFKNDIYKKED, from the coding sequence GTGTACAGAAAAATTAAAGATTATTTTAGACTTTTTTTATACAACACATTTCTTTTTTTATTTTTAATAACTCCTAAAATTCTTATGAAACAGATTTTGAAATTTTTTGCATTTTTTGCATTTAAATTTAATAAAAAACATATAAAAGTAGCTCGTGCAAACTTAGATTTTGTCTATGGCAAGAGTATAAGTGAGGATAGAAAAAATGAGATTATTTATAACTCTTATAAATCTTTGGTTTTTAATATGTATGAGTTCATTGAGAATCAAAATATAGAAAAAGAGGATTTATTAAAAAAAGCAAATATTGTAAATAAACATATAATAGAAGATGCAATAAAAGAGAATAGAAAAATTATTTATATTTCTGCTCATTATGGTGGTTGGGAGCTAACTGTTCCATATATTGCACTTATGTTCGGAGATGTTGCAATAGTAAATAGAAGAATGAATAATCCTCATATTCAAAAAAAGTATGAGAAAGCAAGAAGTAAAAATCATATTACAATGCTTGAAAAAGAGAGTGCTGCAAAGGGTATGATAAAAGCTTTTAAAGAGAATAAAACAGTTTGCGTGGTAATTGACCAATATTTAAATAGCGGAATAGATATAGAGTTTTTAGGAAAAACTACAAAAGCAACAGATTCAACTTCAAGAATGGCATTGAAATTTGATGCAGTAATTATTCCAATTTTTACTATTTGTAATGATTTTAGAGATTGGACTATAAAAGTTTGTGAGCCAATTGATACTAAGAGTTTTGAGTTTAAAAGTGAAGATAAAATAAAAGAGTTAACTCAAATTCAAAATGATATTTTGTCTAAGCAAATTTTAGAAAAACCAGATTTTTGGCTATGGCAACATAAAAGATTTAAAGATTTTAAAAATGATATTTATAAAAAAGAAGATTAA
- a CDS encoding EI24 domain-containing protein: protein MNEVEILQRSIRDFFSSKMLKLALIPLFITMLILYMLFFGVASVGIEALKTVALTSQAGGEVVIDENAPFYFVWLTYFIVFLFKYSITSWIAGFLFYSIGAIFVFHLSVILTLVIIGFLTPFVIKYLNETSYKNLNLKPYGTILGAFGVFLKAFFMMILLYILFIPLYFIPLINFIALYLPLYYFFHKMLNYDVSSTILSKEEYEKIYSKSSSSFRVRTLFLYFITTIPFVTLFVSIFYIIFLSHAYFIELENLEKTKNQDKKEDM, encoded by the coding sequence ATGAATGAAGTAGAAATTTTACAAAGAAGTATAAGAGATTTTTTTAGTTCAAAAATGCTAAAACTGGCTCTAATTCCACTTTTTATAACAATGTTGATTTTATATATGTTATTTTTTGGAGTTGCAAGTGTTGGTATAGAAGCTCTTAAAACTGTTGCTCTTACATCACAAGCTGGTGGTGAAGTTGTTATTGATGAAAATGCACCATTTTATTTTGTTTGGCTTACATATTTTATAGTTTTTTTATTTAAGTATTCTATTACTTCTTGGATTGCTGGATTCCTATTTTATAGTATTGGAGCTATTTTTGTTTTTCATTTAAGTGTTATATTAACTTTGGTAATTATTGGTTTTTTGACACCTTTTGTTATAAAATATTTAAATGAAACTAGCTATAAAAACTTAAATTTAAAACCGTATGGAACTATTTTAGGAGCATTTGGGGTATTTTTAAAAGCATTTTTTATGATGATTTTACTATATATTTTATTTATTCCATTGTATTTTATTCCGCTTATAAATTTTATAGCTCTTTATCTTCCTTTGTACTATTTTTTTCACAAAATGTTAAATTATGATGTATCTTCAACAATTTTGAGCAAAGAAGAGTATGAAAAAATTTATTCTAAATCTTCTAGTTCATTTAGAGTTAGAACACTTTTTTTATATTTTATTACTACTATTCCTTTTGTTACACTTTTTGTTTCAATTTTTTATATTATTTTCCTATCACATGCTTATTTTATAGAGCTAGAAAATCTTGAAAAAACTAAAAATCAAGATAAAAAAGAGGATATGTAG
- a CDS encoding inositol monophosphatase family protein yields the protein MENITKAIIKSNLEIVEYIKNSLKEDDFTYTKQIGFGGDNSLKIDIFFEDIFIKNLKDFGNIFSEECGFIDNKKDITFIIDPLDGSNNFLSNIPYFGTSVAVKKSDEIIAGFVANMANKTLIYRSLDDEIKYFCLENKKEFQRIEHNSSKVAVFERGYKYPNICKNIDDKNVKFRVLGATALSLANARDFLFVIFKGDLREFDVEAGLFISRDLYIKKEEDIIFVTKYKEQFSIFKEIIKDF from the coding sequence TTGGAAAATATAACAAAAGCAATAATAAAATCAAATCTTGAAATAGTAGAATATATAAAAAATAGTTTAAAAGAAGACGATTTTACATATACAAAACAGATTGGATTTGGTGGGGATAATTCACTAAAAATTGATATTTTTTTTGAAGATATATTTATAAAAAATCTAAAAGATTTTGGAAATATTTTTAGTGAAGAGTGCGGATTTATAGATAACAAAAAAGATATTACATTTATAATAGACCCACTTGATGGAAGTAATAACTTTTTGTCAAATATCCCATATTTTGGTACTTCCGTTGCAGTTAAAAAGAGTGATGAAATTATTGCTGGTTTTGTAGCAAATATGGCAAATAAAACTTTAATTTATAGAAGTTTAGATGATGAGATAAAATATTTTTGTTTGGAAAATAAAAAAGAGTTTCAAAGAATCGAGCATAATAGTTCAAAAGTTGCAGTTTTTGAAAGAGGATATAAATATCCAAATATTTGTAAAAATATAGATGATAAAAATGTAAAGTTTAGAGTTCTTGGTGCAACAGCACTATCTTTGGCAAATGCAAGAGATTTTTTGTTTGTTATTTTTAAAGGAGATTTAAGAGAATTTGATGTTGAAGCTGGATTATTTATAAGTAGAGATTTATATATAAAAAAAGAAGAAGATATTATATTTGTTACAAAATATAAAGAACAATTTTCAATTTTTAAAGAAATTATTAAAGATTTTTAG
- a CDS encoding kinase — protein MNSFENVAKKEYELSNKDIFPFIFDEKQYWLKKSRATKPDKIQSFFYKFFHFELLIPPIVKNSKEALFYEVSKLEKFKELVINVPNIAYKCEDFFVLEDSGNSVNAYLRSKDINEDKFYFFVDKLIFELSKIHNFSQFHGGSQLRNFTFKNDKVFVLDFEESFESNVDIKTLQYRDFLLFLLSFIKLKEASFKIDYEKIINKYCELSNNFEFKQKLIKFSKKLGFFLWLYEKEFIKKRVGSDVKYFFEFIKVLRNL, from the coding sequence TTGAACAGTTTTGAAAATGTAGCAAAAAAAGAGTATGAGTTATCAAATAAGGATATTTTCCCTTTTATTTTTGATGAAAAGCAGTATTGGTTAAAAAAATCTAGAGCTACAAAACCAGATAAAATTCAGAGTTTTTTTTATAAGTTTTTTCATTTTGAACTACTTATTCCTCCTATTGTAAAAAATTCAAAAGAGGCCTTATTTTATGAAGTTTCAAAGCTTGAAAAATTTAAAGAACTAGTAATAAATGTTCCAAATATAGCTTATAAGTGTGAAGATTTTTTTGTTTTAGAAGATAGTGGAAATAGTGTAAATGCTTATTTAAGAAGCAAAGATATAAATGAAGATAAATTTTATTTTTTTGTGGATAAGTTAATATTTGAACTCTCAAAAATTCATAATTTCTCACAATTTCATGGTGGAAGTCAATTAAGAAATTTTACTTTTAAAAATGATAAAGTTTTTGTTTTAGATTTTGAAGAGAGTTTCGAGTCTAATGTAGATATCAAAACTTTACAATATAGAGATTTTTTACTATTTTTATTATCATTTATAAAGTTAAAAGAAGCTAGTTTTAAAATAGATTATGAAAAAATAATTAATAAATATTGTGAACTTTCAAATAATTTTGAATTTAAACAGAAGTTAATAAAATTTAGTAAAAAACTTGGATTCTTTTTATGGCTTTATGAAAAAGAGTTTATAAAAAAAAGAGTTGGTAGTGATGTAAAATATTTTTTTGAGTTTATAAAAGTATTAAGAAATTTATAA
- the tlyA gene encoding 23S rRNA (cytidine-2'-O)-methyltransferase TlyA, producing the protein MRLDLYLSQNFNIQSRNKALELILSNKVKIDGEIVSKASFLVYENMIIEILEEDFYVSRAAYKLKYFLDELKNEINLKDKTALDIGSSTGGFTQILLEFDIKKVICVDVGSNQLHERVKKDKRIEFFENCDIRDFKSDICFDIVTCDVSFISILKIIDSINSLNFKNIIILFKPQFEVGTGVKRDKKGVVKDKNAILKAKENFLSKAFSLNWKLNYNSISKLVGKDGNEEEFFYFSK; encoded by the coding sequence ATGAGATTAGATTTATACCTTAGCCAAAATTTTAATATTCAAAGTAGAAACAAAGCACTTGAACTAATTCTTTCAAATAAAGTAAAAATAGATGGTGAAATTGTATCAAAAGCTTCATTTTTAGTTTATGAAAATATGATTATTGAAATACTTGAAGAAGATTTTTATGTTTCAAGAGCTGCTTATAAACTAAAATATTTTTTAGATGAGCTAAAAAATGAGATTAATTTAAAAGATAAAACAGCTCTTGATATTGGAAGTAGTACTGGTGGATTTACACAAATTTTATTAGAATTTGATATTAAAAAAGTAATTTGTGTTGATGTTGGAAGTAATCAACTTCACGAAAGAGTAAAAAAAGATAAAAGAATAGAGTTTTTTGAAAACTGCGATATTAGAGATTTTAAAAGTGATATTTGTTTTGATATTGTAACTTGTGATGTATCTTTTATCTCTATTTTAAAAATTATTGATTCAATAAACTCTTTAAATTTTAAAAATATAATAATACTTTTCAAACCACAATTTGAAGTTGGAACTGGAGTAAAAAGAGATAAAAAAGGTGTAGTAAAAGATAAAAATGCGATTTTAAAAGCTAAAGAGAACTTCTTAAGCAAAGCATTTTCTTTGAACTGGAAATTAAATTATAACAGCATTAGTAAGCTTGTAGGAAAAGATGGAAATGAAGAAGAGTTCTTCTACTTTAGTAAATAG
- a CDS encoding bifunctional riboflavin kinase/FAD synthetase, with protein sequence MKKSSSTLVNSNFNKNIIDSIAIGGFDGMHIAHQELFKNLNQNGAIISIETGYASITPKDYRQEYTRYPIFYYDLEDIKALDGADFIKMLKNDFKNLNKIVVGFDFCFGKNRAYKTDDLKKIFDGVVVVIPEIKLNNFPVHSRYIREFLLNGDIEKANSFLGKEYKIFGKHIVGQGLGKKEFVATINLNVNEFLLPQNGVYITKTIVNDIEYNSISFLGQRGSTDCKFAVETHILNQENIEIKDENVQIKFISRIRENRKFDSFLELKNQIFKDIDIAKKYFY encoded by the coding sequence ATGAAGAAGAGTTCTTCTACTTTAGTAAATAGTAATTTTAATAAAAATATTATAGATTCAATTGCAATTGGTGGATTTGATGGTATGCATATTGCTCATCAAGAGTTATTTAAAAACTTAAACCAAAATGGGGCAATTATAAGTATAGAAACAGGTTATGCTTCAATTACTCCAAAAGATTATAGACAAGAGTACACAAGATACCCAATTTTTTATTATGATTTAGAAGATATAAAAGCTCTTGATGGAGCCGATTTTATAAAGATGCTAAAAAATGATTTTAAAAACTTAAATAAAATAGTTGTTGGTTTTGATTTTTGTTTTGGTAAAAATAGAGCATACAAAACAGATGATTTGAAAAAAATTTTTGATGGAGTTGTAGTTGTAATACCTGAAATAAAGCTAAATAATTTCCCAGTTCATTCACGATATATAAGAGAATTTTTACTAAATGGAGATATAGAAAAAGCAAATAGCTTTTTAGGAAAAGAGTATAAAATTTTTGGAAAACATATAGTTGGACAAGGACTTGGAAAAAAAGAGTTTGTAGCAACTATAAATCTAAATGTAAATGAGTTTTTATTACCACAAAATGGAGTTTATATCACAAAAACTATTGTAAATGATATTGAATATAACTCTATTAGTTTTTTGGGGCAAAGAGGTTCAACAGATTGTAAATTTGCAGTTGAAACTCATATTTTAAATCAAGAAAATATAGAAATAAAAGATGAAAACGTACAAATAAAATTTATAAGTCGTATAAGAGAAAATAGAAAATTCGATAGTTTT
- a CDS encoding YfhL family 4Fe-4S dicluster ferredoxin, with protein MALIIMDECIACDACREECPNMAIEEGDPIYVIDADRCTECVGHYEEPQCVEVCPVDCIILDPDNEETLEELKFKYDQLMEEEN; from the coding sequence ATGGCTTTAATAATTATGGATGAATGTATTGCATGTGATGCTTGTAGGGAAGAGTGTCCAAATATGGCTATTGAAGAGGGTGATCCAATTTATGTAATCGACGCTGATCGTTGTACAGAGTGTGTTGGGCACTATGAAGAACCTCAATGTGTTGAGGTTTGTCCAGTTGATTGTATTATTTTGGACCCAGATAACGAAGAGACATTAGAAGAGTTAAAATTTAAATATGACCAGTTAATGGAAGAAGAAAACTAA
- a CDS encoding Ppx/GppA phosphatase family protein translates to MSKITTVIDIGSNSMRMVVLEKSSRFAFSLINETKSRVKISEGCYENGGNLQEIPMERAYQSLKSFLNISNALKSRKVLCVATSALRDAPNSKVFLNRVKNDLGLSIKVIDGEKESYFGGVATSNLLHDDEFITIDIGGGSTEFCFVKDKKILKSISLNIGTVRIKELYFNKDNINGAKEYILENLKKVFEQNIDIPSKAVGIGGSIRTLSKMIMVKNEYPLDAIHGFTYDVNKEKKLFENILKADSNEELQELGVKKDRFDTIKEGTFIFKTILDELNIKEVVTSGVGVREGVYLTDLLRNSNHRFPNNFNVSVKSLLDRFELNEKQSAYFGNNAKKIFEVLKPLHNLDDKFKELLVVSSKLHSVGSSLNFYKKNDNAFEFILNGLNYDFQHTSRVIVAHTIKFSKKSLPKQSDIEEYKELLPNLETMQWLSFMIALNIAVNTDFSCPKVNYILDDDILKLELPNRSFLINSYIEKLELPKDLSLEIL, encoded by the coding sequence ATGTCTAAAATTACAACAGTCATCGATATTGGCTCAAATTCAATGCGGATGGTTGTTTTAGAAAAATCTAGCCGTTTTGCTTTTTCTTTAATAAATGAGACAAAAAGTAGGGTAAAAATTTCTGAAGGTTGCTATGAAAATGGTGGAAATCTTCAAGAAATTCCTATGGAAAGAGCTTACCAGTCTTTAAAATCTTTTTTAAATATTTCAAATGCTTTAAAATCAAGAAAAGTTTTGTGTGTTGCAACTTCTGCTTTAAGAGATGCTCCAAATTCAAAAGTTTTTTTAAATAGAGTTAAAAATGATTTGGGTTTGAGTATAAAAGTAATTGATGGAGAAAAAGAGTCATATTTTGGTGGTGTTGCTACTTCAAATTTACTTCATGATGACGAGTTTATAACTATTGATATTGGTGGTGGAAGTACAGAATTTTGTTTTGTAAAAGACAAAAAAATATTAAAATCAATATCTTTAAATATTGGAACTGTAAGAATAAAAGAGTTATATTTTAACAAAGACAATATAAACGGAGCAAAAGAGTATATTTTAGAGAACTTAAAAAAAGTTTTTGAACAAAATATTGATATTCCTTCAAAAGCTGTTGGAATTGGTGGAAGTATTAGAACTTTATCAAAAATGATTATGGTTAAAAATGAATACCCATTAGATGCAATTCATGGATTTACATATGATGTAAATAAAGAGAAAAAACTTTTTGAAAATATTTTAAAAGCAGATTCAAATGAAGAACTTCAAGAATTAGGAGTTAAAAAAGATAGATTTGATACCATAAAAGAGGGTACATTTATTTTTAAAACTATTCTTGATGAGTTGAATATAAAAGAAGTTGTAACTTCTGGTGTAGGTGTGAGAGAAGGTGTTTATCTTACAGATTTACTAAGGAATTCAAATCATAGATTTCCAAATAATTTTAATGTAAGTGTAAAAAGTTTACTAGATAGATTTGAGTTAAATGAGAAACAAAGTGCTTATTTTGGTAACAATGCAAAAAAAATATTTGAAGTTTTAAAACCTCTTCACAATCTTGATGATAAATTTAAAGAACTTTTGGTTGTATCTTCAAAACTTCACTCTGTTGGTTCTAGTTTGAATTTTTATAAAAAAAATGACAATGCCTTTGAGTTTATTTTGAATGGTTTAAATTATGATTTTCAACACACTTCAAGAGTTATAGTTGCTCATACTATAAAGTTTTCAAAAAAATCTTTACCAAAACAAAGTGATATAGAAGAGTATAAAGAGTTATTACCAAATTTAGAAACTATGCAATGGCTTTCATTTATGATTGCTCTAAATATTGCTGTAAATACTGATTTCTCTTGTCCAAAAGTAAACTATATTTTAGATGATGATATTTTAAAATTGGAGCTTCCAAATAGATCATTTTTAATAAATTCATATATTGAAAAACTAGAGCTGCCAAAAGATTTATCCTTAGAGATTTTATAG
- the waaC gene encoding lipopolysaccharide heptosyltransferase I, with protein sequence MQKIAIIKLSAMGDIIHSMVALQFIKRKYPNIQIDWFVEDSFSKILENNPDINNIIKLNLKSIKNSKKEILTQLKLVKSFKNRNYDLIIDAQGLIKSAIVARFLGKNRVGFCKNSTREGLASFFYNKKISISYDKNVIDRNCYLFSKALNFDISKDEILDKKPFLFFKNEDEKVYQYLDKNRKNIILVVGASWKSKMYSKEKFVKIVQNLKENFFIAWGNEEEKEIAKFICDNSDAIVLPKIDLNTLKALISKVDLVIGNDTGPTHMAWALNTPSITIFGNTPAYRNTYETKINKSVKSSSVVNPFKLDKKDFSIKTIDENIIIDIAKELLSVQKN encoded by the coding sequence GTGCAAAAAATAGCTATTATAAAGCTATCTGCTATGGGTGATATTATTCACTCAATGGTTGCTTTGCAGTTTATAAAAAGAAAATATCCAAATATCCAAATTGATTGGTTTGTTGAAGATTCTTTTTCTAAAATTTTAGAAAATAATCCAGATATAAATAATATAATCAAACTAAATTTAAAATCTATTAAAAACTCAAAAAAAGAGATTTTAACTCAATTAAAACTAGTAAAAAGTTTCAAAAATAGAAATTATGATTTAATTATAGATGCTCAAGGTTTAATAAAATCAGCAATAGTTGCTAGATTTTTAGGTAAAAATAGAGTTGGTTTTTGTAAAAATTCAACTAGAGAAGGATTAGCCAGTTTTTTTTATAATAAAAAAATATCAATATCTTATGATAAAAATGTTATAGATAGAAACTGTTATTTATTTTCAAAAGCACTTAATTTTGATATTTCAAAAGATGAGATTTTAGATAAAAAACCTTTCTTATTTTTTAAAAATGAAGATGAAAAAGTTTATCAATATTTAGATAAAAATAGGAAAAATATTATTCTTGTAGTTGGTGCTAGTTGGAAGAGTAAAATGTATTCTAAAGAGAAGTTTGTTAAAATAGTACAAAATTTGAAAGAGAATTTTTTTATTGCTTGGGGAAATGAAGAAGAAAAAGAGATTGCAAAATTTATTTGTGATAATTCAGATGCTATTGTTTTACCAAAAATAGATTTAAATACATTAAAAGCTTTGATTAGCAAAGTTGATTTAGTAATTGGAAATGATACTGGACCAACACACATGGCTTGGGCTTTAAATACTCCTTCAATAACAATTTTTGGAAATACACCAGCTTATAGAAATACTTATGAAACAAAAATTAATAAAAGTGTAAAGTCTTCTTCTGTTGTAAATCCCTTTAAGTTGGACAAAAAAGATTTTTCAATAAAGACGATTGATGAGAATATTATTATAGATATAGCAAAGGAGCTTTTAAGTGTACAGAAAAATTAA